In Mesorhizobium sp. 113-3-3, a genomic segment contains:
- a CDS encoding DUF1330 domain-containing protein gives MPKGYWIARVDVRDAEGYKEYIAASKLAFDRFGAKFLARGGAHELAEGPGRARNVIIEFESLAIAHDCYHSPEYQRAVAIRQKVADGEIVLVEGA, from the coding sequence CCCGCGTCGATGTGCGCGATGCCGAAGGCTACAAAGAGTATATCGCCGCTTCGAAACTCGCCTTCGACCGTTTTGGCGCGAAATTCCTGGCACGCGGCGGGGCGCATGAGCTGGCCGAGGGGCCTGGCCGCGCCCGCAACGTGATCATCGAATTCGAATCGCTGGCGATCGCGCATGACTGCTACCACTCGCCGGAATATCAGCGCGCCGTCGCCATCCGCCAGAAAGTCGCCGACGGCGAGATCGTGCTGGTCGAAGGAGCGTGA
- a CDS encoding GntR family transcriptional regulator, with protein MKPTKATPSKSAASEGGTPALSTADLLRSEQAYEQLKSDIVACVLSPGEALTEKQIEARYGIKKATIRSALARLMQEGLVRSEPRRGYVITTLTLRDVNEIFDVRGLIEPEVFRVATSGITERGLEEIRLAARKVLKPETLRSPVAFLAADRAFRLAIAELSENLRLAQLLSQILDQSERALHLGFKSRDFMPLIVEQQKQLLQACEKSDVPGIVKLARAQCLALKHQLVGALLGGAKLRDVNLQDLV; from the coding sequence ATGAAGCCGACAAAAGCCACGCCATCGAAATCGGCCGCGTCCGAAGGCGGGACGCCGGCGCTGTCGACGGCGGATCTGCTGCGCAGCGAACAGGCCTACGAACAGCTGAAGAGCGATATCGTCGCTTGCGTCCTGTCGCCCGGTGAAGCCTTGACCGAAAAGCAGATCGAGGCGCGCTACGGCATCAAGAAGGCGACCATCCGTTCCGCTCTTGCCCGCCTCATGCAGGAAGGCCTGGTCAGGAGCGAGCCGCGCCGCGGCTATGTCATCACGACGTTGACCTTGCGCGACGTCAACGAGATCTTCGACGTGCGCGGCCTGATCGAGCCGGAAGTGTTCCGGGTCGCCACGTCAGGCATCACCGAGCGTGGACTGGAGGAGATCAGGCTGGCGGCGAGAAAGGTGCTGAAGCCTGAGACGCTGCGCAGCCCTGTCGCGTTCCTTGCGGCAGACCGTGCCTTTCGCCTGGCGATTGCCGAGCTTTCCGAGAATTTGCGGCTGGCACAGCTTCTCAGCCAGATCCTCGACCAGTCGGAACGGGCGCTCCATCTCGGCTTCAAGTCGCGTGATTTCATGCCGCTGATCGTCGAACAGCAGAAGCAGCTGCTTCAGGCATGCGAGAAGAGCGACGTTCCCGGCATCGTGAAACTTGCCCGCGCGCAGTGCCTTGCCCTCAAGCATCAGCTGGTCGGCGCGCTGCTTGGCGGGGCCAAGCTGCGCGACGTGAACCTGCAGGACTTGGTCTGA
- a CDS encoding autotransporter has translation MPLPADSPLYRAIKDIVNAAAGANPFDQVKAVLSDYTNRFHALGGLVHEEDEDELLLHASPQLTIYHITLSPGVQYPPHNHLMDALIGIYCGGETNFIYPLAGEKVDEPERQDFSAPALVHMSASTIHSVANTGSARSGALHVYLGDLPGTDRQLWSLTDNQPEPFDNNRYMAGARPI, from the coding sequence ATGCCTCTACCCGCCGACTCCCCTCTCTACCGCGCGATCAAGGATATCGTCAACGCGGCGGCAGGCGCCAATCCCTTCGATCAGGTCAAGGCCGTCTTGAGCGACTATACCAACCGCTTCCATGCGCTCGGCGGGCTTGTCCATGAGGAGGATGAGGATGAGCTGTTGCTGCATGCCAGCCCGCAGCTGACGATCTACCACATCACGCTTTCGCCAGGGGTGCAGTACCCGCCGCACAATCATCTGATGGACGCGCTGATCGGCATCTATTGCGGCGGCGAGACCAATTTCATCTACCCGCTCGCCGGCGAAAAGGTCGACGAGCCGGAGCGGCAGGATTTTTCGGCGCCCGCGCTGGTGCACATGTCTGCCAGCACCATCCACTCGGTCGCCAATACCGGCAGCGCCCGCTCCGGCGCCCTGCATGTCTATCTCGGCGACTTGCCAGGCACCGACCGCCAGCTGTGGAGCCTGACCGACAACCAGCCGGAACCCTTCGACAACAACAGGTACATGGCCGGCGCGCGGCCGATATAG
- a CDS encoding D-alanine:D-lactate ligase-like protein, which translates to MSKHKPKLILVYEPEKACFDRLLADGFPPQRATEISSYLAQSTDIAADFAALAAACSARGLAFAPVALDDAGEALERADAENTLVWTLSDGIAYFRGGAAPALARLKGLRTIGADDSLFALCQDKFRSGAVLGALGLPVPQAGLARDGKWLVEPPASAAGWFVKPNRLGAKIGIWPDSRVGDLGHALQLSRRVFAAYRDDVVVQPYVAGRNVRASFLGLTPQTGTEALGVAFVDSGADFQTMADSMALYGETGEEAKAAGLYAEPQLVAVADVQPLADARIRAIAGRLIGGLGLRDVFSVDLRVEADDTVHMIEFEVCPGLPCFDFRDYCRKQWGLELADAMAATAASRLTSQRRYG; encoded by the coding sequence ATGTCAAAGCACAAGCCGAAGCTGATCCTTGTCTACGAGCCGGAAAAGGCCTGCTTCGACCGGCTGCTCGCTGACGGCTTCCCGCCGCAGCGCGCCACCGAGATCTCGTCCTATCTGGCGCAGTCGACGGATATCGCCGCCGACTTCGCGGCACTTGCCGCCGCCTGCTCGGCGCGCGGTCTCGCCTTTGCGCCGGTAGCACTCGACGATGCCGGCGAGGCGCTGGAACGCGCGGATGCTGAGAACACGCTGGTCTGGACGCTCTCCGACGGCATTGCCTATTTCCGTGGCGGCGCCGCGCCGGCGCTCGCCCGGCTCAAAGGATTGCGGACGATCGGCGCCGATGATTCGCTGTTCGCGCTCTGCCAGGACAAGTTCCGCTCCGGCGCCGTGCTCGGCGCGCTCGGCTTGCCGGTACCGCAGGCCGGTCTCGCCCGCGACGGCAAATGGCTGGTCGAGCCGCCGGCCTCCGCCGCCGGCTGGTTCGTCAAGCCCAACCGGCTTGGCGCCAAGATCGGCATCTGGCCGGATTCGCGTGTGGGTGATCTCGGCCACGCGCTGCAGCTTAGCCGGCGGGTCTTCGCCGCCTATCGCGACGATGTCGTCGTCCAGCCCTATGTCGCCGGCCGCAACGTGCGCGCCAGCTTCCTCGGGCTGACGCCGCAAACCGGCACCGAAGCGCTCGGCGTCGCCTTTGTCGATTCAGGCGCGGATTTCCAGACCATGGCGGACAGCATGGCGCTCTACGGCGAAACCGGCGAGGAGGCGAAGGCGGCGGGACTTTATGCCGAACCGCAGCTCGTTGCCGTCGCCGATGTCCAGCCCCTCGCCGACGCCAGGATCAGGGCGATCGCCGGGCGGCTGATCGGCGGGCTCGGCCTGCGTGACGTGTTTTCCGTGGACCTGCGCGTCGAGGCCGACGACACCGTCCACATGATCGAGTTCGAGGTCTGCCCAGGCCTGCCCTGCTTCGACTTCCGCGACTATTGCCGAAAGCAATGGGGCCTCGAGCTGGCGGACGCCATGGCCGCGACGGCGGCGAGCCGGCTGACCAGCCAGCGGCGCTACGGCTAG
- a CDS encoding SMP-30/gluconolactonase/LRE family protein, whose product MNAVSVFSDYICQLGEGPSYDPATDALFWFDIVNGKLLEKPLTGALKIHELGQMASAIAIIDEQRQLIATETGLFVRDVATGAMTLHTPIEADNPLTRSNDSRVHPCGAFWVGTMAKDESKGAGSIYWFFRGELRRLFSDITVSNSICFSQDGTIAYYTDTSTGLLMRIACDPLTGLPVGESRVFVDHRSSKGYIDGSVVDRDGVLWNAVWGGKAVKAYSPDGTLLREIAMPATQASCPAFVGAKADRLAVTSAWKGKDDKQRKLDPQAGMTFLIDIPVNGRFEPRVLIA is encoded by the coding sequence ATGAACGCGGTTTCGGTTTTTTCCGATTACATCTGCCAGCTCGGCGAAGGCCCGAGCTACGATCCGGCCACCGATGCGCTGTTCTGGTTCGACATCGTCAACGGCAAGCTTCTGGAAAAGCCGCTCACCGGCGCGCTGAAAATCCATGAGCTTGGCCAGATGGCCAGCGCCATCGCCATCATCGACGAGCAGCGCCAGCTGATCGCCACCGAGACCGGGCTTTTTGTCCGCGACGTCGCGACCGGCGCGATGACGCTGCACACGCCCATCGAGGCCGACAATCCGCTCACGCGATCCAACGATTCCCGCGTCCATCCCTGCGGCGCCTTCTGGGTCGGCACGATGGCCAAGGACGAGAGCAAGGGCGCGGGCTCGATCTACTGGTTCTTCAGGGGCGAACTGCGCCGCCTGTTTTCGGACATCACCGTGTCGAACTCGATCTGTTTTTCGCAGGACGGGACGATCGCCTACTACACCGACACGTCGACCGGCCTGTTGATGCGCATCGCCTGCGATCCGTTGACTGGCCTGCCGGTTGGCGAATCCAGAGTGTTCGTCGACCACCGCTCGTCGAAGGGCTACATCGACGGTTCCGTCGTCGACCGCGACGGCGTGCTGTGGAACGCCGTCTGGGGCGGCAAGGCGGTGAAGGCCTATTCGCCCGATGGCACATTGTTGCGCGAAATTGCCATGCCGGCGACGCAGGCGTCCTGCCCGGCCTTTGTCGGCGCCAAGGCCGACCGGCTGGCGGTGACCTCGGCCTGGAAGGGCAAGGACGACAAGCAGCGCAAGCTCGACCCGCAGGCGGGCATGACCTTCCTCATCGACATCCCCGTCAACGGCCGGTTCGAACCGCGCGTGCTGATCGCCTGA
- a CDS encoding 2-dehydro-3-deoxy-6-phosphogalactonate aldolase, whose protein sequence is MTETAAFPKLKRGLVAILRGLKPTEAIAMGQALFDAGIEAIEVPLNSPQPFSSIARIVQVLPKSALIGAGTVLTAADVDGLHQAGGRLLVSPNIDAEVMARAMHYGMVTMPGVFTPTEAFQAIRLGASALKFFPASALGASGISAIRAVLPAQTLVGAVGGVSEKDFAGYKAVGVTVFGLGSSLFKPGMSVDDVAARAHAAVAAWDAVFGDA, encoded by the coding sequence ATGACCGAGACCGCAGCCTTCCCGAAACTCAAGCGCGGGCTGGTCGCCATCCTGCGCGGCCTTAAACCCACCGAGGCGATTGCCATGGGCCAGGCGTTGTTCGACGCCGGCATCGAGGCGATCGAAGTGCCGCTCAACTCGCCCCAGCCCTTCTCGTCGATCGCCAGGATTGTCCAGGTGCTGCCGAAGTCGGCCCTGATCGGCGCCGGCACGGTGCTGACGGCGGCCGATGTCGATGGCCTGCACCAGGCCGGCGGACGGCTCCTGGTCAGCCCTAATATCGACGCCGAAGTGATGGCGCGCGCCATGCACTATGGCATGGTGACCATGCCCGGCGTGTTCACGCCGACCGAAGCTTTTCAGGCGATCCGGCTGGGCGCCTCGGCCTTGAAATTCTTTCCGGCCAGCGCACTCGGCGCATCGGGCATTTCCGCGATCCGGGCGGTGCTGCCGGCGCAGACCCTTGTCGGTGCTGTCGGCGGCGTTTCGGAGAAGGACTTTGCCGGCTACAAGGCGGTGGGCGTCACGGTCTTCGGGCTGGGCTCCAGCCTGTTCAAGCCTGGCATGAGCGTCGACGACGTCGCCGCCCGTGCGCACGCCGCCGTTGCGGCCTGGGATGCGGTGTTCGGAGACGCATGA
- a CDS encoding 2-dehydro-3-deoxygalactonokinase produces MSQGIASNTPAVAALDWGTTRLRAWLIDGGGKVLAERRGDDGLITAREKGFSNVLEGHLAALGALDTLPVIICGMAGSRQGWIEAPYVTVPAPIGAILRGAARIEGERRDIRIVPGLAQRLADAPDVMRGEETQLAGAGLPAKGRHLACMPGTHSKWVVVEDGAVAGFGTWPTGELFSVLAAHSILKHSLGEHPAPVTADSPFFRQWCERALGEGGDVTSKLFAIRAAGLLQDLKSEDAAACLSGLLIGGEIASAKRRYGAGDAPVVLIASGALAVLYQAALDLAGLAVRTVDADEAVRAGLIEAARENGMIARTGALA; encoded by the coding sequence GTGAGCCAGGGGATCGCCAGCAACACTCCGGCGGTCGCCGCGCTCGATTGGGGCACGACCCGGCTTCGCGCATGGCTCATCGACGGCGGCGGCAAGGTGCTTGCCGAGCGCCGTGGCGATGACGGCCTAATCACCGCACGCGAAAAAGGCTTTTCGAACGTTCTGGAAGGCCATCTGGCCGCCCTGGGCGCACTGGATACATTGCCTGTCATCATCTGCGGCATGGCCGGCTCTCGCCAGGGCTGGATCGAGGCGCCCTATGTGACCGTGCCGGCGCCGATCGGCGCCATCCTGCGCGGCGCGGCCCGTATCGAGGGCGAGCGCCGCGACATCCGCATCGTTCCCGGCCTCGCCCAGCGCCTGGCTGATGCGCCCGATGTCATGCGTGGCGAGGAAACGCAATTGGCCGGCGCCGGTTTGCCGGCAAAGGGGCGGCATCTCGCCTGCATGCCCGGCACCCATTCGAAATGGGTGGTGGTCGAGGACGGCGCTGTTGCCGGCTTCGGCACGTGGCCGACCGGCGAGTTGTTTTCGGTACTGGCCGCGCATTCCATCCTCAAACATTCGCTGGGCGAGCATCCGGCACCCGTCACGGCGGACAGCCCGTTCTTCCGGCAATGGTGCGAACGGGCGCTTGGCGAGGGCGGCGACGTCACCTCGAAACTGTTTGCCATCCGCGCCGCCGGGCTGCTGCAGGACCTGAAATCGGAGGATGCGGCGGCCTGCCTGTCCGGGCTTCTGATCGGCGGCGAGATCGCCTCGGCGAAGCGCCGCTATGGCGCCGGCGATGCGCCGGTCGTGCTGATTGCCTCGGGTGCGCTCGCCGTGCTCTACCAGGCTGCGCTCGACCTTGCAGGGCTTGCCGTCCGCACCGTCGACGCGGATGAAGCGGTGCGCGCCGGCCTCATCGAAGCCGCGCGCGAAAACGGCATGATCGCCAGAACCGGAGCCTTGGCATGA
- a CDS encoding SDR family NAD(P)-dependent oxidoreductase codes for MMPSADFADLKGASVLITGGGSGIGAALTEGFVRQGANVAFIDIAEGPSTLLADRIEKEFGRRPLYLKTDLRDIEALRASMARAAEAHGDVTVLINNAAWDERHAVEDVTVEFWDNNQAINLRPHFFTAQAVAPGMKRAGGGSIINFTSTSYLINHPDMPAYTAAKAGILGLTKGLAGKLGPDRIRVNAVAPGWVITERQQERWVTEGALAAHVAKQCIKEVMRPDDMVGTVLFLASDASRMLTAQMLIVDGGFL; via the coding sequence ATGATGCCATCGGCGGATTTTGCCGACCTCAAGGGCGCCTCGGTGCTGATCACCGGCGGCGGTTCCGGGATCGGCGCGGCGCTGACCGAGGGGTTTGTGCGCCAGGGCGCCAATGTCGCCTTCATCGACATCGCCGAGGGTCCGAGCACGCTGCTTGCCGACCGCATCGAGAAGGAATTCGGCCGCCGGCCGCTCTACCTCAAGACCGACCTGCGCGACATCGAGGCGCTACGCGCCTCGATGGCCAGGGCGGCGGAGGCGCATGGCGATGTCACCGTGCTGATCAACAACGCCGCCTGGGACGAACGACACGCCGTCGAGGACGTGACGGTGGAGTTCTGGGACAACAACCAGGCGATTAACCTCAGGCCACATTTCTTCACCGCGCAAGCGGTGGCGCCGGGCATGAAGCGGGCCGGCGGCGGCTCGATCATCAACTTCACCTCGACATCCTATCTCATCAACCATCCCGACATGCCGGCCTACACCGCCGCCAAGGCGGGCATTCTCGGCCTCACCAAGGGGCTGGCCGGCAAGCTCGGGCCGGACCGCATCCGCGTCAACGCCGTCGCGCCCGGCTGGGTGATCACCGAACGGCAGCAGGAACGCTGGGTGACCGAAGGGGCGCTTGCCGCCCATGTCGCCAAGCAGTGCATCAAGGAGGTCATGCGCCCGGACGACATGGTCGGCACGGTGCTGTTCCTGGCCTCGGATGCCTCGCGCATGCTGACCGCGCAGATGCTGATCGTCGACGGAGGTTTTCTGTGA